The Bryobacteraceae bacterium genome includes a window with the following:
- the sgaU gene encoding hexulose-6-phosphate isomerase — MPLIRDREIGIFFWAEPDAGATLRAVKSCGVVSGQLGVDGSVLLNDETAARWKEALRKEDFHLFTVFAAYEGESYADIPTVQRTVGFIPRETRAAREVRTRAVIDFAAALGVKSFGCHVGCIPADRNDPDYRDVLELVRRIADYAASYGMTFCLETGQEPAEELLAFFEDAGRPNLKINFDPANMILYGSGEPIAAFRLLRRHVASCHGKDGDWPDPSKPGSLGAERPLGEGSVNIPRFMAALRETGFTGPICVESGVHGEEQRWQALARAVRILESLR; from the coding sequence ATGCCGCTGATCCGCGACCGCGAAATCGGAATTTTCTTCTGGGCCGAGCCCGACGCCGGGGCCACGCTGCGGGCGGTGAAGAGCTGCGGCGTCGTCTCCGGACAGCTCGGGGTGGACGGCAGCGTCTTGCTGAACGATGAGACGGCCGCCCGCTGGAAGGAGGCGCTGCGGAAGGAGGATTTCCACCTCTTCACCGTGTTTGCGGCTTACGAGGGCGAGAGCTACGCCGACATTCCGACCGTGCAGCGGACCGTCGGCTTCATTCCCCGCGAAACCCGCGCCGCGCGCGAAGTCCGGACGCGGGCTGTCATCGACTTCGCCGCCGCTCTGGGCGTGAAGAGCTTCGGCTGCCATGTCGGCTGCATTCCGGCGGACAGGAACGACCCTGACTACCGCGACGTGCTGGAACTGGTCCGCCGCATCGCCGACTACGCCGCCTCTTACGGGATGACGTTCTGCCTGGAAACCGGACAGGAGCCGGCTGAAGAGCTCCTCGCGTTTTTCGAGGACGCAGGACGCCCGAACCTGAAAATCAACTTCGATCCGGCCAACATGATCCTCTACGGCTCGGGCGAGCCGATCGCCGCTTTCCGCCTGCTGCGCAGGCACGTGGCGAGCTGCCACGGCAAAGACGGCGACTGGCCGGACCCGTCGAAGCCGGGTTCGCTGGGCGCCGAACGGCCGCTGGGGGAGGGCTCGGTGAACATTCCCAGGTTCATGGCGGCGTTGCGCGAAACGGGCTTCACCGGTCCCATCTGCGTCGAGAGCGGCGTTCACGGCGAGGAGCAGCGCTGGCAGGCGCTCGCCCGAGCCGTCAGAATCCTGGAATCGCTCCGGTAG
- a CDS encoding dehydrogenase, which translates to MGLTHLKAYRRIAGVEVTAISSNDPRVLAGDLSHIQGNLETGGEAVDISALPRYADAMECIEKCEADAVDLCLPTAMHAPAAIAALRRGLHVLVEKPMALDPAGCDSMIEEARKAGRILMTAQVLRFFPAYLPLIEAVRTGTLGKVRHALFRRRCAAPKWGAWLTDKKASGGGVFDLLIHDVDMALACFGLPSAISATGHEDLGAGIDLVTGQFHYESGLTVTITGGWHLPSAYPFSMEYTVVGDNAAIEYSSAGRPPHWYGREEDDEIPLETKDGYQAEIEYFVECCRAGRAPERCAPESSAAAVRLARLLDEARSKKGEPVPCR; encoded by the coding sequence ATGGGGCTGACCCATCTGAAGGCGTACCGGCGCATCGCGGGCGTCGAAGTGACGGCCATCAGTTCGAACGATCCGCGCGTGCTCGCCGGGGACCTGTCGCACATCCAGGGCAATCTTGAGACGGGCGGCGAGGCGGTGGATATCTCGGCGCTGCCGCGCTACGCGGACGCCATGGAGTGCATCGAGAAGTGCGAAGCTGACGCGGTCGATCTGTGCCTGCCAACCGCGATGCACGCACCGGCAGCCATCGCCGCCCTGCGGCGCGGGCTCCATGTGCTGGTGGAGAAGCCGATGGCTCTGGACCCGGCCGGGTGCGATTCGATGATCGAAGAGGCGCGGAAGGCGGGGCGGATCCTGATGACCGCGCAGGTGCTGCGCTTCTTCCCCGCCTATCTGCCGCTGATCGAGGCTGTGCGCACAGGCACGCTCGGGAAGGTGCGCCACGCGCTGTTCCGCCGCCGCTGCGCCGCGCCCAAGTGGGGCGCGTGGCTGACGGACAAGAAGGCGAGCGGAGGCGGGGTGTTCGATCTGCTGATCCACGACGTCGACATGGCGCTGGCATGCTTCGGCCTGCCCTCGGCCATCTCGGCCACGGGCCACGAGGATCTGGGCGCGGGCATCGACCTGGTGACCGGGCAGTTTCATTACGAATCCGGACTGACCGTCACCATCACCGGCGGCTGGCACCTGCCGTCGGCGTATCCGTTTTCCATGGAATACACGGTGGTGGGAGACAACGCCGCCATCGAATACAGCTCCGCAGGGCGGCCGCCCCACTGGTACGGGCGCGAAGAAGATGACGAAATTCCGCTGGAAACCAAAGACGGTTATCAGGCGGAAATCGAGTATTTTGTCGAGTGCTGCCGCGCCGGGCGGGCGCCGGAGCGCTGCGCGCCGGAATCGTCGGCCGCGGCCGTGCGCCTGGCGCGCCTGCTTGACGAGGCAAGATCGAAGAAAGGAGAACCCGTTCCATGCCGCTGA
- the argG gene encoding argininosuccinate synthase, producing the protein MGHILQSLPVGERVGIAFSGGLDTSAAVFWMREKGAIPYCYTANLGQPDESDYEAIPKRALECGAEKARLIDCRKQLVHEGFAALQCGAFHISTAGLHYFNTTPLGRAVTGTMLVGAMKEDGVHIWGDGSTFKGNDIERFYRYGLLVNPELRIYKPWLDQTFLDELGGRKEMSELLERAGLGYRMSKEKAYSTDSNLWGATHEAKDLEHLDKGMKIVEPIMGVAFWRDDVDIRPEEVRVTFEEGLPVALNGRRFDDEVELVLEANRIGGRHGLGMSDQIENRIIEAKSRGIYEAPGMALLWIAYERLVTGIHNEGTIEQYRDMGRRLGRLLYEGRWFDPQSLMIRETLQRWVAKAITGDVWLELRRGNDYTILNTESPNLTYKPERLTMEKGESAFTPADRIGQLTMRNLDIEDSRQKLRVYAQAGLLGPQTFEGMRLLDEGEPEKK; encoded by the coding sequence ATGGGTCATATTCTGCAAAGCCTCCCCGTCGGCGAGCGTGTCGGCATCGCGTTCAGCGGCGGCCTCGACACCAGCGCCGCCGTCTTCTGGATGCGCGAGAAAGGCGCGATTCCCTACTGCTACACCGCCAATCTCGGCCAGCCCGACGAGAGCGACTACGAAGCCATCCCGAAGCGCGCCCTCGAGTGCGGCGCCGAAAAGGCGCGCCTGATCGACTGCCGCAAGCAGCTCGTCCACGAGGGCTTCGCCGCTCTGCAGTGCGGCGCCTTCCACATCTCCACGGCCGGCCTGCACTACTTCAACACCACGCCGCTCGGCCGCGCCGTCACCGGAACCATGCTGGTCGGCGCGATGAAGGAAGACGGCGTCCACATCTGGGGCGACGGCTCGACCTTCAAGGGCAACGACATCGAGCGCTTCTACCGCTACGGGCTGCTCGTCAATCCCGAACTCCGCATCTACAAGCCCTGGCTCGACCAGACGTTCCTCGACGAACTCGGCGGCCGCAAGGAGATGAGCGAGCTTCTCGAGCGCGCCGGCCTCGGCTACCGCATGAGCAAGGAGAAGGCCTATTCGACCGACTCCAACCTCTGGGGCGCGACGCACGAAGCCAAAGACCTTGAGCACCTCGACAAGGGCATGAAGATCGTCGAGCCGATCATGGGCGTCGCCTTCTGGCGGGACGACGTCGACATCCGCCCGGAAGAGGTGCGCGTGACCTTTGAAGAAGGCCTGCCCGTGGCGCTCAACGGAAGACGGTTCGACGACGAAGTCGAGCTGGTGCTCGAAGCCAACCGCATTGGCGGACGGCACGGGCTCGGCATGTCGGATCAGATCGAGAACCGCATCATCGAGGCGAAGAGCCGCGGCATCTATGAAGCGCCGGGCATGGCGCTGCTGTGGATCGCGTACGAGCGGCTGGTCACCGGCATCCACAACGAGGGCACCATCGAGCAGTACCGCGACATGGGACGCCGCCTCGGCCGGCTGCTCTACGAGGGCCGCTGGTTCGATCCGCAGTCGCTGATGATCCGCGAAACGCTGCAGCGCTGGGTGGCCAAGGCCATCACGGGCGACGTGTGGCTGGAACTCCGCCGCGGCAACGACTACACGATCCTCAACACTGAGAGCCCGAATCTGACGTACAAGCCCGAACGGCTGACGATGGAGAAGGGCGAATCCGCGTTCACTCCGGCGGACCGCATCGGCCAGCTGACGATGCGCAACCTCGATATCGAAGACTCGCGCCAGAAACTGCGCGTGTATGCGCAGGCGGGGCTGCTGGGACCGCAGACCTTCGAAGGCATGCGGCTGCTGGACGAAGGCGAACCCGAGAAGAAATAG
- a CDS encoding two-component system response regulator, with product MADPVQTGAEWAASAALAAPSSLAAPWMDSLGRATILLVDHVELNRQLIKGILKAGPYRVLEARSQDEALRLLEQEHVDLVISEWIVSDGNGRPASGLELCRKIKSNRRTHLIPILIVTSVQGMENEVAGLESGADEFLVKPLQPAVLRTRIRSMLRQKRIVDSLEEAETILFALAQTVEQRDKETGNHCQRLAALSVALGSAIGLPDEDLLALYRGGFLHDIGKVAIPDAILFKQGELTPEEWVVMRSHTWKGEEICRPMRSLRPVLPIIRNHHERWDGSGYPDGLKGEDIPLLARILQLADIFDALTSQRSYKEAYSVDEAIRQLRHEAEMGWRDPELVSVFCEVVRLPVMQWHPGLAQPERAEMPAAEQETMRESLLRMSQQLMK from the coding sequence ATGGCAGACCCGGTCCAGACCGGCGCAGAGTGGGCGGCGTCCGCGGCCCTGGCTGCGCCTTCCAGCCTGGCGGCCCCTTGGATGGATTCGCTGGGCCGCGCCACCATTCTTCTGGTGGATCACGTGGAGCTGAACCGGCAGCTCATCAAAGGCATCCTCAAGGCCGGTCCCTACCGTGTCCTCGAGGCGCGCTCGCAGGACGAGGCGCTTCGTCTGCTGGAACAGGAGCATGTGGACCTGGTGATTTCGGAGTGGATCGTCAGCGACGGCAACGGCCGCCCCGCCAGCGGGCTGGAGCTGTGCCGCAAGATCAAATCCAACCGCCGCACGCATCTGATCCCGATCCTGATCGTGACCAGCGTCCAGGGCATGGAGAATGAAGTCGCCGGGCTGGAGTCCGGCGCCGACGAGTTTCTGGTCAAACCGCTTCAGCCCGCCGTTCTGAGAACGCGCATCCGCTCCATGCTCCGGCAGAAGAGGATCGTGGATTCCCTGGAAGAAGCCGAGACGATCCTGTTCGCTCTGGCGCAGACCGTCGAGCAGCGGGACAAGGAGACGGGCAATCATTGCCAGCGGCTGGCCGCTCTCAGCGTGGCGCTTGGTTCCGCCATCGGGCTGCCGGACGAGGACTTGCTGGCGCTGTACCGCGGCGGATTCCTCCACGACATCGGGAAGGTGGCGATCCCCGATGCGATCCTGTTCAAGCAGGGCGAGCTGACGCCGGAGGAATGGGTGGTCATGCGCTCGCACACGTGGAAGGGGGAAGAGATCTGCCGCCCCATGCGCTCGCTGAGGCCGGTGCTGCCGATCATCCGCAACCATCACGAACGGTGGGACGGCTCCGGATATCCGGACGGACTGAAGGGCGAGGACATCCCGCTGCTGGCGCGCATCCTGCAGCTGGCCGACATCTTCGACGCACTGACGTCGCAGCGGAGCTACAAGGAAGCGTACTCCGTGGACGAAGCGATCCGGCAGTTGCGGCACGAGGCGGAAATGGGCTGGCGGGATCCCGAGCTGGTGTCCGTGTTCTGCGAAGTCGTGCGGCTGCCCGTGATGCAGTGGCATCCGGGACTCGCGCAGCCGGAGCGCGCGGAGATGCCCGCCGCCGAGCAGGAGACGATGCGGGAGTCGCTGTTGCGGATGTCGCAACAGTTGATGAAGTGA
- the deoC gene encoding deoxyribose-phosphate aldolase, whose product MDYTYPDIAKMIDHSLLNPTLTRQQLEEGIRLALDYDVASVCILPYALPMCAAMLKGSNVRASTTIGFPHGGHTTEVKVAEARRALADGGEELDMVVNISAVLSGDWDYVRQDMKAVIDIAHAAGRKVKVIFENCYLTDAQKIRLCEISSELNADWVKTSTGYAPGGATLDDLRLMRKHSAPHVQVKAAGGVRTLDALLEVRATGATRCGATRTAEMLDECRRRLGLPPIARSGASAPPAGY is encoded by the coding sequence ATGGATTACACATACCCGGACATCGCCAAGATGATCGACCACTCGCTGCTGAACCCGACGCTGACGCGGCAGCAGCTGGAAGAGGGCATCCGCCTGGCTCTTGATTACGACGTGGCCAGCGTCTGCATTCTGCCGTATGCGCTGCCGATGTGCGCGGCGATGTTGAAAGGCAGCAACGTGCGGGCCAGCACGACGATCGGTTTCCCGCACGGCGGGCACACGACGGAGGTCAAGGTGGCCGAGGCGCGCCGCGCGCTGGCCGACGGCGGCGAAGAGCTCGACATGGTGGTCAACATCAGCGCCGTGCTCAGCGGGGACTGGGACTACGTGCGGCAGGACATGAAAGCCGTGATCGACATCGCCCATGCGGCCGGCCGGAAAGTGAAAGTGATCTTCGAGAACTGCTATCTGACGGACGCGCAGAAGATCCGGCTGTGCGAGATCTCGAGCGAGCTGAACGCGGACTGGGTGAAGACGAGCACCGGCTATGCGCCGGGCGGCGCCACGCTGGACGACCTGCGGCTGATGCGGAAGCACTCGGCGCCGCATGTGCAGGTGAAAGCGGCCGGCGGCGTGCGCACTCTGGATGCGCTGCTGGAGGTACGCGCGACGGGCGCCACGCGTTGCGGCGCGACACGCACGGCGGAGATGCTCGACGAGTGCCGCCGGCGGCTGGGCCTGCCGCCGATCGCCAGGTCCGGCGCCTCCGCGCCTCCGGCTGGCTACTAA
- a CDS encoding dehydrogenase: protein MNVTRRSILAAPAMLRAQNRTERLRVAVIGTGNRGAYLLEQLLQLDGAEVAAVCDILPERADAAATAVAKKGGAARTFTDYRRLLDEAKDLHAVIQATPDYTHREIDIAVLERGLHLYAEKPLALTVEDCRAVRDAARRAKGVMQVGFQLRHDPARAAAMRWIHEGRAGRVLQCHGMRHGGDLPRDIPWYFDRTKCGDIVVDQGIHILDLFRWAIGKPPLRCYGDGGTTLFADTPPGRTVMDHYSLIYEFEGGVQINFSHHYFDPPGFTGIQERVFLSEGAVDLIRAEFQPRSSREKMKLEVPDAGKNPTLLSLAAFLDNVRQGRKPLNDVDSAFEATVVALMGTRSIYEKRVVTWQEMIG from the coding sequence ATGAACGTGACACGAAGATCCATCCTCGCCGCGCCCGCCATGCTGCGGGCGCAGAACCGCACGGAACGGCTGCGCGTGGCCGTCATCGGCACGGGCAACCGCGGCGCCTATCTGCTGGAACAGCTGCTGCAGCTCGATGGCGCCGAAGTGGCCGCCGTGTGCGACATCCTGCCGGAGCGCGCCGATGCAGCCGCCACGGCCGTGGCGAAGAAGGGCGGCGCGGCGCGGACCTTCACCGACTACCGCCGGCTGCTGGACGAGGCGAAGGATCTCCACGCCGTGATCCAGGCGACGCCGGACTACACGCACCGCGAGATCGACATCGCCGTGCTCGAGCGCGGCCTGCACCTGTACGCCGAAAAGCCGCTGGCGCTCACCGTGGAAGACTGCCGCGCGGTGCGCGACGCGGCGCGCCGGGCGAAAGGCGTGATGCAGGTGGGTTTCCAGCTCCGCCATGATCCGGCGCGCGCGGCGGCGATGCGGTGGATCCACGAGGGCAGGGCGGGGCGCGTGCTGCAGTGCCATGGCATGCGGCATGGAGGAGACCTGCCGCGGGACATCCCGTGGTACTTCGACAGAACAAAATGCGGCGATATTGTCGTTGATCAGGGCATCCATATCCTCGACCTGTTCCGCTGGGCCATCGGCAAACCGCCGCTGCGCTGCTACGGCGATGGCGGAACCACGCTGTTCGCGGACACGCCTCCGGGACGGACCGTGATGGACCACTACAGCCTGATCTACGAGTTCGAGGGCGGCGTGCAGATCAACTTCAGCCACCACTATTTCGATCCGCCCGGGTTCACCGGCATCCAGGAACGGGTCTTCCTGAGCGAAGGCGCCGTGGACCTGATCCGGGCCGAGTTCCAGCCCCGGTCGTCGCGGGAAAAGATGAAGCTGGAAGTCCCCGATGCAGGCAAGAACCCGACGCTGCTGTCGCTGGCGGCGTTCCTCGACAATGTCCGCCAGGGCCGGAAGCCGCTCAACGACGTCGACAGCGCGTTTGAGGCGACAGTGGTCGCGCTGATGGGAACACGGTCGATTTACGAGAAGCGCGTCGTCACCTGGCAGGAGATGATCGGCTGA
- the mqnC gene encoding cyclic dehypoxanthine futalosine synthase — MMTQKEAAELFRSDDLIGIGMAADAVRRKWHPEGVVSYIIDRNINYTNFCTEYCSFCAFYRPMGHREGYVLDTETICAKIQETIDLGGTGVLMQGGLNPELKIEWYEELLRAIKRRFPRIWLHCFSAPEIWCIAETSGLTIRDTIARLRDAGLDSIPGGGAEILHDDVRHRISRLKCASQEWVDVHLTAHRLGMNTTATMMFGCGETIEQRVHHLEVIRRIQEETGGFTAFIPWSFQRENTSLGRFVKEEATGVEYLKTLAISRLYLENIPNIQSSWVTQGLKVCQVGLRFGGNDVGSIMIEENVVSAAGARNRASEEELRRFIRDAGFIPKQRDTLYRTYFLN; from the coding sequence ATGATGACGCAGAAAGAAGCCGCCGAGCTGTTCCGCAGCGATGATCTGATCGGGATCGGGATGGCCGCCGACGCGGTGCGGCGCAAGTGGCACCCGGAGGGCGTGGTCTCCTACATCATCGACCGGAACATCAACTACACGAACTTCTGCACCGAGTATTGCAGCTTCTGCGCCTTTTACCGCCCGATGGGGCACAGGGAAGGCTACGTGCTGGACACGGAGACGATCTGCGCGAAGATCCAGGAGACGATCGACCTGGGCGGCACGGGCGTCCTGATGCAGGGCGGACTGAACCCTGAGCTGAAAATCGAGTGGTACGAGGAACTGCTGCGCGCCATCAAGCGGCGGTTCCCTCGCATCTGGCTGCACTGCTTCTCCGCGCCCGAGATCTGGTGCATCGCGGAGACAAGCGGGCTGACGATCCGGGACACGATCGCGCGGCTGAGGGACGCGGGGCTGGACTCGATCCCCGGCGGCGGCGCCGAGATCCTGCATGACGACGTGCGGCACAGGATCTCGCGGCTGAAGTGCGCGTCGCAGGAGTGGGTGGACGTGCACCTGACGGCGCACCGGCTGGGGATGAACACGACGGCGACGATGATGTTCGGCTGCGGCGAGACGATCGAGCAGCGGGTGCATCATCTGGAAGTGATCCGCCGCATCCAGGAAGAAACGGGCGGATTCACGGCGTTCATTCCATGGTCGTTCCAGCGTGAAAACACGTCGCTCGGGCGGTTTGTCAAGGAGGAAGCGACGGGCGTGGAATACCTGAAAACGCTGGCGATTTCGCGTCTTTATCTGGAAAATATTCCGAATATCCAGTCGTCGTGGGTGACGCAGGGGCTGAAGGTGTGCCAGGTGGGGCTGCGGTTCGGCGGCAACGACGTGGGCTCGATCATGATCGAGGAGAACGTGGTGAGCGCGGCGGGGGCGCGGAACCGGGCGTCGGAGGAGGAGCTGCGGCGGTTCATCCGCGATGCAGGCTTCATCCCAAAACAGCGGGACACGCTGTACCGGACTTACTTCCTGAACTGA
- the mqnA gene encoding chorismate dehydratase: MVHSYLSTNGGSPGKPKICAVSYLNTAPLVWGLLHGPQKDAADVEFAVPSECARRVVEGEADLGIVPVIEMDRHGLTPVSSLCIACRGAVRSILLFTRKPWDEIGTLAADAGSRTSVELARIVLRERFGAAPRVAAMPPDLSRMLAEADAALLIGDAALAVEPEVSGLEWLDLGQAWLELTGLPMVFAVWAGRSPEATEGLEALLEGSFSYGWASLDAIIKSEAESRGFSRELVAGYFERNVVFRMGAAERAGLEAYLAAARGLDGAERAARGIADDDAERSRRAVPQR; this comes from the coding sequence ATGGTACACTCGTACTTGAGCACGAACGGGGGCAGTCCGGGAAAACCGAAGATCTGCGCGGTCAGCTACCTGAACACGGCGCCGCTGGTGTGGGGGCTGCTGCACGGGCCCCAGAAAGACGCGGCCGACGTGGAGTTCGCCGTTCCCTCGGAGTGCGCCCGCAGGGTGGTGGAGGGCGAAGCCGATCTCGGCATCGTTCCCGTCATCGAAATGGACCGGCACGGTCTGACGCCGGTCTCCAGCCTGTGCATTGCCTGCCGGGGGGCGGTGCGGAGCATCCTCCTTTTCACGCGGAAGCCGTGGGACGAGATCGGGACGCTGGCCGCGGATGCGGGCTCGCGGACCTCGGTGGAGCTGGCGCGGATCGTGTTGCGCGAACGCTTCGGGGCGGCGCCGCGCGTGGCCGCGATGCCGCCGGATCTGAGCCGGATGCTGGCAGAGGCGGACGCGGCGCTTCTGATCGGGGACGCGGCGCTGGCGGTGGAGCCGGAGGTTTCGGGGCTGGAGTGGCTGGACCTTGGCCAGGCGTGGCTGGAACTGACGGGGCTGCCGATGGTGTTCGCCGTGTGGGCCGGGCGTTCACCGGAGGCGACGGAAGGCCTGGAGGCGCTGCTCGAAGGGTCGTTTTCTTACGGCTGGGCTTCGCTGGACGCTATCATTAAAAGCGAGGCCGAATCGAGGGGCTTTTCCAGAGAGCTGGTGGCCGGTTATTTCGAGCGGAACGTCGTATTCCGGATGGGAGCGGCGGAACGCGCCGGTCTGGAGGCCTATCTCGCCGCCGCGCGCGGGCTGGACGGCGCGGAGAGGGCCGCACGAGGGATCGCTGATGATGACGCAGAAAGAAGCCGCCGAGCTGTTCCGCAGCGATGA
- the fliD gene encoding flagellar hook-associated protein 2 — protein sequence MALAPLTFTGISSFSDDFQVILERSVSIASLPARALEQEQTGLLSRKMAAAELRTAVADLAASLRQLGRLSQGGALTASSSSFAVQASAGAGAAPGLYRITNITSLATQAVARTAAGFASLDAGPVSGGGGAVELVVGGESRTLALEPGQDNLAGLRDAINASGMGVTASILDAGSGPERYYLSITANETGERAIELRQTPGDAGSNLLTVISGGSDAQFELNGVAMRSASNTITGAVAGVTLELKATLGPGQTADVRVRPSAAGVAGALQNFVAAYNKLVEKLDAQTGERRGPLQGESFVQDLKAALQEITGYRGTGPRGSLFELGVSIGSDGVMTFDGSVVQGLGESEIPAVFALLGDGRTGLSALEGRLSQYSDPLTGSLAAFIQNLDRTDQRLTDQINAIYERVSATRLTLVARLQAADTMLARLEGQKTMLNAAIESLQTVAFGKRPNNA from the coding sequence ATGGCGCTTGCCCCACTGACATTCACCGGGATCAGCAGCTTTTCCGACGACTTCCAGGTGATTCTGGAGCGTTCGGTGTCGATTGCGAGCCTGCCGGCGCGGGCGCTGGAGCAGGAGCAGACGGGGCTGCTGAGCCGGAAGATGGCGGCGGCCGAGCTGCGGACGGCGGTGGCGGATCTGGCGGCGTCGTTGCGGCAGCTGGGGCGGCTGTCGCAGGGAGGGGCGCTGACGGCGTCGAGCAGTTCGTTTGCGGTGCAGGCGTCGGCGGGGGCGGGGGCGGCGCCGGGGCTGTACCGGATCACGAACATCACGAGCCTGGCGACGCAGGCGGTGGCGCGGACGGCGGCGGGCTTCGCCAGCCTGGACGCGGGACCGGTGAGCGGGGGCGGCGGGGCGGTGGAGCTGGTGGTGGGGGGAGAGAGCCGGACGCTCGCGCTCGAGCCGGGACAGGACAATCTGGCGGGGCTGCGCGATGCGATCAACGCGAGCGGGATGGGGGTGACGGCGTCGATTCTGGATGCGGGCTCGGGACCGGAGCGGTATTATCTGTCGATCACGGCCAACGAGACGGGCGAGCGGGCGATCGAGCTGCGGCAGACGCCGGGCGATGCAGGGTCGAATCTGCTGACGGTGATTTCGGGGGGGTCGGACGCGCAGTTCGAGCTGAACGGGGTGGCGATGCGGTCTGCGTCGAACACGATCACGGGCGCGGTGGCCGGAGTGACGCTGGAGCTGAAGGCGACGCTGGGGCCGGGGCAGACGGCGGACGTGCGGGTGCGGCCTTCGGCGGCGGGAGTGGCGGGGGCGCTGCAGAATTTCGTGGCGGCGTACAACAAACTGGTGGAGAAGCTGGACGCGCAGACGGGCGAGCGGCGGGGGCCGTTGCAGGGCGAATCGTTCGTGCAGGATCTGAAGGCGGCGCTGCAGGAGATTACGGGATACCGGGGGACGGGGCCGCGGGGGAGCCTGTTCGAGCTGGGGGTCTCGATCGGGTCGGACGGGGTGATGACGTTCGACGGTTCGGTGGTGCAGGGGCTCGGGGAGAGCGAGATACCCGCGGTGTTCGCGCTGCTGGGCGACGGGCGGACGGGGCTGTCGGCGCTGGAGGGGCGGCTGTCGCAATACAGCGACCCGCTGACGGGCTCGCTGGCGGCGTTCATTCAGAACCTGGACCGGACCGATCAGCGGCTGACGGATCAGATCAATGCGATCTACGAGCGGGTGAGCGCGACGCGGCTGACGCTGGTGGCGCGGCTGCAGGCGGCCGACACGATGCTGGCGCGGCTGGAAGGGCAGAAGACGATGCTGAACGCGGCGATTGAGAGCCTGCAGACGGTGGCGTTCGGAAAGCGGCCGAACAACGCATGA
- a CDS encoding gluconate 5-dehydrogenase produces MADANEFEGRAMLVSGAGRGIGKRLALAFAGLGAHVGLLARSKAELELAQLEIEHAGGRAAGFLCDVRDYRQVEEAVARFRELAGPVRALVCAHGSFGAIGPLAQCDPGEWMEGVETNLGGAMHLCRAVLPDMLAAREGKIVFLAGPGAAHPRANFSSYSAAQAALARLAETLAEEVREANVQVNCMNPGPTYTSLTDDIIAAGARAGAAELEAALKLRTSGGTRPDEQVALARFLCSSRSNHVSGMLISVSDNWRKLEHSRSHAGMFTLRRIFRG; encoded by the coding sequence GTGGCGGATGCGAACGAATTCGAAGGCCGGGCGATGCTCGTGTCCGGCGCAGGACGGGGGATCGGCAAGAGGCTGGCGCTGGCGTTTGCGGGGCTGGGGGCGCATGTCGGGCTGCTGGCCCGGTCGAAGGCGGAGCTGGAGCTGGCGCAGCTGGAGATCGAGCACGCCGGCGGCCGGGCGGCGGGCTTTCTGTGCGACGTGCGGGACTACCGGCAGGTGGAGGAGGCGGTGGCGCGGTTCCGGGAGCTCGCCGGGCCGGTGCGGGCGCTGGTGTGCGCGCACGGCTCGTTCGGGGCGATCGGACCGCTGGCGCAATGCGACCCCGGAGAATGGATGGAGGGCGTGGAGACGAACCTGGGCGGGGCGATGCATCTGTGCCGCGCGGTTCTGCCGGACATGCTGGCGGCGCGGGAGGGCAAGATCGTGTTCCTGGCCGGGCCGGGGGCGGCGCATCCGCGGGCGAATTTCTCGTCTTACAGCGCGGCGCAGGCGGCGCTGGCGCGGCTGGCCGAGACGCTGGCCGAGGAGGTGCGGGAGGCGAACGTGCAGGTCAACTGCATGAATCCGGGGCCGACCTACACGAGCCTGACGGACGACATCATTGCGGCTGGGGCGCGGGCGGGGGCGGCCGAGCTGGAGGCGGCGCTGAAGCTGCGCACGTCCGGGGGGACGCGGCCGGACGAGCAGGTGGCGCTGGCGCGGTTTCTGTGCTCGTCGCGGTCGAACCATGTCAGCGGGATGCTGATCAGCGTGAGCGACAACTGGCGGAAGCTGGAGCACTCGCGGTCGCATGCGGGGATGTTCACGCTGCGGCGGATTTTCCGGGGCTGA
- the rplU gene encoding 50S ribosomal protein L21 encodes MFAVIETGGKQYRVAPGDTVLVETLPGEAGAAVEFDRVLAVGKDDGTVVAGAEAASARVRGEIQKHGRGDKVIVFKFKRKKQYKRTIGHRQNFTAVKISDIVL; translated from the coding sequence ATGTTTGCAGTGATCGAAACTGGCGGCAAGCAATACCGCGTCGCCCCCGGCGATACCGTCCTGGTCGAGACCCTGCCCGGCGAAGCCGGAGCAGCGGTCGAGTTCGACCGCGTCCTCGCCGTCGGCAAGGACGACGGCACGGTCGTCGCCGGCGCGGAAGCCGCCTCGGCCCGCGTCCGCGGCGAGATCCAGAAGCACGGCCGCGGCGACAAAGTCATCGTCTTCAAATTCAAAAGGAAAAAGCAGTACAAGCGCACGATCGGCCACCGGCAGAACTTCACCGCCGTGAAGATCTCCGACATCGTGCTCTGA